A portion of the Betta splendens chromosome 2, fBetSpl5.4, whole genome shotgun sequence genome contains these proteins:
- the LOC114845740 gene encoding zinc finger protein 431-like isoform X1 has protein sequence MALIPMSPLHLLVPPLRLLTAAMWQIAQKQSIRHYGMLVDFVSLVTKAVPQLLTDRQRSVLVLALRAKVTLSDLEQHEIRAHLDRIVLASEAKQLDEDITEQDSLLCTLSELSSEARRCLLQDAFNQSFDSALLSLMSDFLSRIEQMFPVPDFKQAALWLDAAPSGLLNCLQNTDKEELKELLTSPTCSMGQATTTVGSDTEKILLSAFTKLTNPDPPPANSVDQSDHLPEVVDTTQLNVDLVKVEVVVMTTEEEQEQGEVLTLDQDVFDQNSSEGGDDCPVTPVFKLKNCPENSADQLRKTASPSDQPCSMVTASPLHNISHNAQQRVAHKCPQCGKCYIYRSQVVRHLRTNKACSSASTTSGAVNLQTPPGGCEKDPRPPEPLLPDSRRHRTNACFQCSNIFKTKAELRSHQRCHRARPVYQCSQCDKKFHHLSSLTNHKQTHLDRGGFTCSKCDKVFESAKQRDSHRLHHRLPQLSCTLCEKTFRCQTQLLRHLQTHSVEGAEPSYRCRFCDDAFSGVTQLRIHQRTHTPRSHQCNQCNKTYSSLTGLSSHQLTHTTESRFLCPQCGKRFKTRDGLEGHLRTHTGERPYRCPYCPKAFTALAGLNVHVRVHTGERPYVCTVCGKGWTCGGDLQKHMRTHTGERPYVCQECGKAFSMSCHLTEHRRIHTGEKPFSCPECGKCLRRKFDLKIHMLSHGSVRPYACVYCPKSYTRRSHFNRHLLTHRTAPSDAEVEVADKA, from the exons ATGG CTTTGATCCCTATGTCGCCCCTGCATCTCCTCGTCCCTCCACTCCGGCTGCTGACGGCAGCGATGTGGCAGATTGCTCAGAAGCAGAGCATTAGGCATTATGGGATGCTGGTAGACTTTGTTTCCTTGGTAACCAAGGCAGTCCCGCAGTTgttgacagacaggcagaggagtGTGCTGGTTCTAGCCCTGAGGGCCAAG GTGACGCTCTCTGATCTGGAGCAACATGAGATCCGTGCTCATTTGGACAGGATCGTTTTAGCGTCTGAAGCAAAG CAGCTAGATGAAGACATAACTGAACAGGATTCTCTTCTGTGTACTCTGAGTGAGCTGAGTTCAGAAGCCAGACGGTGCCTTTTGCAA GATGCATTTAACCAGAGTTTTGACTCGGCGCTGCTGTCCCTTATGTCTGACTTTCTGTCCAGGATAGAGCAGATGTTCCCAGTACCAGACTTCAAACAG GCTGCTCTGTGGCTTGATGCTGCTCCCAGTGGCCTGTTAAACTGTCTGCAGAACACAGACAAGGAGGAGCTAAAGGAGCTCCTGACCAGTCCAACCTGCTCAATGGGTCAAGCTACCACCACAG TGGGTTCTGACACAGAGAAGATCCTTCTCTCTGCCTTCACCAAACTGACCAACccagaccctcctcctgctAACTCGGTGGACCAATCTGACCATCTACCTGAGGTGGTTGACACTACCCAGTTGAATGTGGATCTGGTCaaagtggaggtggtggtgatgacgacagaggaggaacaggaacaaGGAGAGGTGTTGACACTTGATCAGGACGTGTTTGATCAGAATTCATCAGAGGGAGGAGACGATTGTCCAGTCACACCTGTGTTCAA GTTGAAAAACTGTCCTGAAAACTCTGCAGACCAATTAAGGAAAACAg CTTCTCCATCTGATCAGCCGTGTTCCATGGTCACAGCCAGCCCTCTTCACaacatttcccataatgctCAGCAGCGGGTGGCACACAAGTGTCCTCAGTGTGGCAAATGTTACATCTACCGTTCTCAG GTGGTTCGTCACCTTCGGACCAATAAGGCCTGCAGTTCAGCATCAACAACTTCAGGAGCTGTGAACCTACAAACTCCACCTGGTGGTTGCGAGAAGGACCCTCGCCCCCCAGAGCCCTTACTCCCAGACTCCCGGCGCCACAGAACAAACGCTTGCTTCCAGTGCAGTAATATCTTTAAAACCAAAGCTGAGCTGCGGTCGCACCAGCGCTGCCACAGAGCTCGCCCAGTTTACCAGTGTAGCCAGTGTGACAAGAAGTTCCACCATTTATCCAGTCTCACTAATCACAAGCAGACACACCTGGATAGAGGTGGGTTTACCTGTAGCAAGTGTGATAAGGTGTTTGAGTCGGCCAAACAGAGAGATtcccacaggctgcatcacCGGCTGCCGCAACTTAGCTGTACGCTGTGTGAGAAAACGTTCAGGTGCCAGACCCAGCTGCTCCGACACCTGCAGACCCACTCTGTGGAGGGAGCTGAGCCCAGTTACAGGTGCCGCTTCTGTGACGATGCCTTCTCAG GAGTCACTCAGCTCCGTATCCAccagcgcacgcacacgccCCGCTCGCACCAGTGCAACCAGTGCAACAAGACGTACAGCTCGCTCACTGGCCTCAGCTCCCACCAGCTGACCCACACCACAGAGAGCCGCTTCTTGTGTCCACAGTGTGGGAAACGCTTCAAGACCCGGGATGGCTTGGAGGGCCATCTAAGGACGCACACCGGGGAACGGCCCTACCGCTGCCCCTACTGCCCTAAGGCTTTCACCGCGCTCGCTGGGCTCAatgtgcacgtgcgcgtgcacACTGGGGAGCGGCCGTATGTCTGCACAGTGTGCGGGAAGGGCTGGACGTGTGGAGGCgacctgcagaaacacatgaGGACCCACACGGGTGAACGCCCATATGTGTGCCAGGAATGTGGCAAGGCTTTCTCCATGTCCTGTCACCTGACTGAGCACCGACGGATCCACACCg GGGAGAAGCCATTCTCGTGTCCAGAGTGCGGTAAATGCTTACGGAGAAAGTTTGACCTGAAAATCCACATGTTGTCCCACGGCAGCGTCCGTCCCTATGCCTGCGTCTACTGCCCCAAGAGCTACACCCGCAGGAGTCACTTCAACAGACACCTGCTGACGCACCGGACTGCTCCCAGCGAcgcggaggtggaggtggctgACAAGGCCTga
- the si:ch211-207l14.1 gene encoding uncharacterized protein si:ch211-207l14.1 isoform X1, with protein sequence MNSDEAEVFSDTEDLSLFRGEEKGGEEEVDDEDPRVFSAWVRLYKGGRQQTNSGEEEEDRVTEGQQANSRTSSEESVPSRSDHRASLPCPATLSAMQLSRLHSSTCAPVTAKVLLRRSSSRRLPLLPQDVPAPSLERRPSLIPTIPEALPPERRMQFRRRNVMSLSDADTVCLMCHNNLNVGAGGIRELQCTHSFHRECIEEWLWRKQSCPTCHVQLSMSKPVYWSSTRVKVP encoded by the exons ATGAATTCAGATGAAGCTGAGGTGTTTTCAGACACAGAGGACCTGAGTCTTtttagaggagaggagaaggggggagaggaggaggttgaTGATGAAGATCCTAGGGTCTTCAGCGCATGGGTGCGGCTTTACAAAGGGGGACGACAACAGACAAACtctggagaagaagaggaggacaggGTGACAGAGGGGCAACAGGCTAACAGCAGAACCAGCTCAGAAGAATCAGTCCCAAGTAGGAGTGACCATCGGGCATCTCTGCCGTGTCCG GCCACACTCTCAGCCATGCAGCTTTCCCGGCTCCACTCATCTACTTGCGCCCCGGTGACAGCGAAGGTTTTGCTTCGACGCTCTTCTTCAcgccgcctccctctcctgccaCAGGACGTTCCTGCTCCGTCTCTCGAGCGTAGACCCTCCCTCATTCCTACAATCCCAGAAGCTTTGCCTCCCGAGAGACGAATGCAGTTCAGGAGGCGCAACGTCATGTCATTA AGTGATGCAGACACTGTGTGCTTGATGTGTCATAACAACCTAAATGTTGGAGCTGGTGGCATCAGAGAACTGCAGTGTACACACTCCTTCCATAGAGAG TGTATAGAAGAGTGGCTGTGGAGAAAACAGTCCTGTCCCACATGTCATGTTCAACTGTCCATGTCAAAGCCTGTCTACTGGAGCTCCACCAGAGTCAAAGTACCCTAG
- the LOC114845740 gene encoding zinc finger protein 431-like isoform X2 has translation MALIPMSPLHLLVPPLRLLTAAMWQIAQKQSIRHYGMLVDFVSLVTKAVPQLLTDRQRSVLVLALRAKVTLSDLEQHEIRAHLDRIVLASEAKLDEDITEQDSLLCTLSELSSEARRCLLQDAFNQSFDSALLSLMSDFLSRIEQMFPVPDFKQAALWLDAAPSGLLNCLQNTDKEELKELLTSPTCSMGQATTTVGSDTEKILLSAFTKLTNPDPPPANSVDQSDHLPEVVDTTQLNVDLVKVEVVVMTTEEEQEQGEVLTLDQDVFDQNSSEGGDDCPVTPVFKLKNCPENSADQLRKTASPSDQPCSMVTASPLHNISHNAQQRVAHKCPQCGKCYIYRSQVVRHLRTNKACSSASTTSGAVNLQTPPGGCEKDPRPPEPLLPDSRRHRTNACFQCSNIFKTKAELRSHQRCHRARPVYQCSQCDKKFHHLSSLTNHKQTHLDRGGFTCSKCDKVFESAKQRDSHRLHHRLPQLSCTLCEKTFRCQTQLLRHLQTHSVEGAEPSYRCRFCDDAFSGVTQLRIHQRTHTPRSHQCNQCNKTYSSLTGLSSHQLTHTTESRFLCPQCGKRFKTRDGLEGHLRTHTGERPYRCPYCPKAFTALAGLNVHVRVHTGERPYVCTVCGKGWTCGGDLQKHMRTHTGERPYVCQECGKAFSMSCHLTEHRRIHTGEKPFSCPECGKCLRRKFDLKIHMLSHGSVRPYACVYCPKSYTRRSHFNRHLLTHRTAPSDAEVEVADKA, from the exons ATGG CTTTGATCCCTATGTCGCCCCTGCATCTCCTCGTCCCTCCACTCCGGCTGCTGACGGCAGCGATGTGGCAGATTGCTCAGAAGCAGAGCATTAGGCATTATGGGATGCTGGTAGACTTTGTTTCCTTGGTAACCAAGGCAGTCCCGCAGTTgttgacagacaggcagaggagtGTGCTGGTTCTAGCCCTGAGGGCCAAG GTGACGCTCTCTGATCTGGAGCAACATGAGATCCGTGCTCATTTGGACAGGATCGTTTTAGCGTCTGAAGCAAAG CTAGATGAAGACATAACTGAACAGGATTCTCTTCTGTGTACTCTGAGTGAGCTGAGTTCAGAAGCCAGACGGTGCCTTTTGCAA GATGCATTTAACCAGAGTTTTGACTCGGCGCTGCTGTCCCTTATGTCTGACTTTCTGTCCAGGATAGAGCAGATGTTCCCAGTACCAGACTTCAAACAG GCTGCTCTGTGGCTTGATGCTGCTCCCAGTGGCCTGTTAAACTGTCTGCAGAACACAGACAAGGAGGAGCTAAAGGAGCTCCTGACCAGTCCAACCTGCTCAATGGGTCAAGCTACCACCACAG TGGGTTCTGACACAGAGAAGATCCTTCTCTCTGCCTTCACCAAACTGACCAACccagaccctcctcctgctAACTCGGTGGACCAATCTGACCATCTACCTGAGGTGGTTGACACTACCCAGTTGAATGTGGATCTGGTCaaagtggaggtggtggtgatgacgacagaggaggaacaggaacaaGGAGAGGTGTTGACACTTGATCAGGACGTGTTTGATCAGAATTCATCAGAGGGAGGAGACGATTGTCCAGTCACACCTGTGTTCAA GTTGAAAAACTGTCCTGAAAACTCTGCAGACCAATTAAGGAAAACAg CTTCTCCATCTGATCAGCCGTGTTCCATGGTCACAGCCAGCCCTCTTCACaacatttcccataatgctCAGCAGCGGGTGGCACACAAGTGTCCTCAGTGTGGCAAATGTTACATCTACCGTTCTCAG GTGGTTCGTCACCTTCGGACCAATAAGGCCTGCAGTTCAGCATCAACAACTTCAGGAGCTGTGAACCTACAAACTCCACCTGGTGGTTGCGAGAAGGACCCTCGCCCCCCAGAGCCCTTACTCCCAGACTCCCGGCGCCACAGAACAAACGCTTGCTTCCAGTGCAGTAATATCTTTAAAACCAAAGCTGAGCTGCGGTCGCACCAGCGCTGCCACAGAGCTCGCCCAGTTTACCAGTGTAGCCAGTGTGACAAGAAGTTCCACCATTTATCCAGTCTCACTAATCACAAGCAGACACACCTGGATAGAGGTGGGTTTACCTGTAGCAAGTGTGATAAGGTGTTTGAGTCGGCCAAACAGAGAGATtcccacaggctgcatcacCGGCTGCCGCAACTTAGCTGTACGCTGTGTGAGAAAACGTTCAGGTGCCAGACCCAGCTGCTCCGACACCTGCAGACCCACTCTGTGGAGGGAGCTGAGCCCAGTTACAGGTGCCGCTTCTGTGACGATGCCTTCTCAG GAGTCACTCAGCTCCGTATCCAccagcgcacgcacacgccCCGCTCGCACCAGTGCAACCAGTGCAACAAGACGTACAGCTCGCTCACTGGCCTCAGCTCCCACCAGCTGACCCACACCACAGAGAGCCGCTTCTTGTGTCCACAGTGTGGGAAACGCTTCAAGACCCGGGATGGCTTGGAGGGCCATCTAAGGACGCACACCGGGGAACGGCCCTACCGCTGCCCCTACTGCCCTAAGGCTTTCACCGCGCTCGCTGGGCTCAatgtgcacgtgcgcgtgcacACTGGGGAGCGGCCGTATGTCTGCACAGTGTGCGGGAAGGGCTGGACGTGTGGAGGCgacctgcagaaacacatgaGGACCCACACGGGTGAACGCCCATATGTGTGCCAGGAATGTGGCAAGGCTTTCTCCATGTCCTGTCACCTGACTGAGCACCGACGGATCCACACCg GGGAGAAGCCATTCTCGTGTCCAGAGTGCGGTAAATGCTTACGGAGAAAGTTTGACCTGAAAATCCACATGTTGTCCCACGGCAGCGTCCGTCCCTATGCCTGCGTCTACTGCCCCAAGAGCTACACCCGCAGGAGTCACTTCAACAGACACCTGCTGACGCACCGGACTGCTCCCAGCGAcgcggaggtggaggtggctgACAAGGCCTga
- the si:ch211-207l14.1 gene encoding uncharacterized protein si:ch211-207l14.1 isoform X3, translating into MHRSLHQLPVNDSSSPSGSERLPYSPKELQPPLIIGFNSSSVTTATLSAMQLSRLHSSTCAPVTAKVLLRRSSSRRLPLLPQDVPAPSLERRPSLIPTIPEALPPERRMQFRRRNVMSLSDADTVCLMCHNNLNVGAGGIRELQCTHSFHRECIEEWLWRKQSCPTCHVQLSMSKPVYWSSTRVKVP; encoded by the exons ATGCATAGGTCTCTTCACCAACTTCCAGTAAATGACTCATCATCTCCCTCTGGCTCTGAACGGCTTCCCTACTCACCTAAAGAACTACAACCTCCTTTAATCATTGGTTTCAACTCTTCCTCTGTAACTACA GCCACACTCTCAGCCATGCAGCTTTCCCGGCTCCACTCATCTACTTGCGCCCCGGTGACAGCGAAGGTTTTGCTTCGACGCTCTTCTTCAcgccgcctccctctcctgccaCAGGACGTTCCTGCTCCGTCTCTCGAGCGTAGACCCTCCCTCATTCCTACAATCCCAGAAGCTTTGCCTCCCGAGAGACGAATGCAGTTCAGGAGGCGCAACGTCATGTCATTA AGTGATGCAGACACTGTGTGCTTGATGTGTCATAACAACCTAAATGTTGGAGCTGGTGGCATCAGAGAACTGCAGTGTACACACTCCTTCCATAGAGAG TGTATAGAAGAGTGGCTGTGGAGAAAACAGTCCTGTCCCACATGTCATGTTCAACTGTCCATGTCAAAGCCTGTCTACTGGAGCTCCACCAGAGTCAAAGTACCCTAG
- the si:ch211-207l14.1 gene encoding E3 ubiquitin-protein ligase RNF181 homolog isoform X2 produces the protein MNSDEAEVFSDTEDLSLFRGEEKGGEEEVDDEDPRVFSAWVRLYKGGRQQTNSGEEEEDRVTEGQQANSRTSSEESVPSRSDHRASLPCPATLSAMQLSRLHSSTCAPVTAKVLLRRSSSRRLPLLPQDSDADTVCLMCHNNLNVGAGGIRELQCTHSFHRECIEEWLWRKQSCPTCHVQLSMSKPVYWSSTRVKVP, from the exons ATGAATTCAGATGAAGCTGAGGTGTTTTCAGACACAGAGGACCTGAGTCTTtttagaggagaggagaaggggggagaggaggaggttgaTGATGAAGATCCTAGGGTCTTCAGCGCATGGGTGCGGCTTTACAAAGGGGGACGACAACAGACAAACtctggagaagaagaggaggacaggGTGACAGAGGGGCAACAGGCTAACAGCAGAACCAGCTCAGAAGAATCAGTCCCAAGTAGGAGTGACCATCGGGCATCTCTGCCGTGTCCG GCCACACTCTCAGCCATGCAGCTTTCCCGGCTCCACTCATCTACTTGCGCCCCGGTGACAGCGAAGGTTTTGCTTCGACGCTCTTCTTCAcgccgcctccctctcctgccaCAGGAC AGTGATGCAGACACTGTGTGCTTGATGTGTCATAACAACCTAAATGTTGGAGCTGGTGGCATCAGAGAACTGCAGTGTACACACTCCTTCCATAGAGAG TGTATAGAAGAGTGGCTGTGGAGAAAACAGTCCTGTCCCACATGTCATGTTCAACTGTCCATGTCAAAGCCTGTCTACTGGAGCTCCACCAGAGTCAAAGTACCCTAG